One window of Deinococcus terrestris genomic DNA carries:
- a CDS encoding LuxR C-terminal-related transcriptional regulator — MGIANQTVQNGLTRVFQKLGVSSRNEAILYYWDIANKPPIQ; from the coding sequence TTGGGAATTGCCAATCAGACCGTACAAAACGGCCTGACACGCGTGTTTCAGAAGCTGGGCGTGAGTAGCCGTAACGAAGCGATTCTGTATTACTGGGACATCGCCAACAAGCCACCTATACAATGA
- a CDS encoding phosphodiester glycosidase family protein codes for MPAIRIPRSNFKVRFSGDASGAGRRNVPTFVRGDANAIAGSNFMFFDLSTGELTGLFVLDGDRKHGVTGKNIDVISLNGNGAVVFHDENSAYSQSSSLIWSMAAGPIIVRGGNFTDATWGKYSVDQLGPTVNRQRICLGLHSSGDYILAYRASINLTDLAGYMKSLGCTDAIAGDGGGSAQLYLEDRNTLFGSDARSVHVIPVALTSYSYISSIA; via the coding sequence ATGCCAGCCATTCGTATCCCCCGCAGCAACTTCAAAGTCCGTTTCTCTGGTGACGCCAGCGGTGCTGGTCGTCGCAATGTCCCGACGTTCGTAAGGGGCGACGCCAATGCCATCGCCGGGTCCAACTTCATGTTCTTCGATCTCTCTACTGGAGAGCTGACTGGGCTGTTCGTACTCGATGGCGACAGGAAGCATGGCGTAACTGGGAAAAACATCGACGTGATCAGCCTTAACGGCAACGGTGCAGTGGTTTTTCACGACGAGAACAGTGCCTACTCGCAGTCGTCCAGCCTGATCTGGAGTATGGCCGCTGGACCAATCATCGTGCGAGGTGGTAATTTCACTGATGCCACCTGGGGGAAGTACAGCGTGGATCAGCTTGGTCCCACCGTCAACCGTCAGCGCATCTGCCTGGGCCTGCACAGCAGCGGCGACTATATCCTTGCCTACCGCGCCTCGATCAACCTTACGGACTTGGCCGGGTACATGAAGTCGCTGGGTTGCACGGACGCGATCGCCGGGGATGGCGGCGGCTCTGCGCAGTTGTACCTGGAAGACCGCAACACCCTGTTCGGCAGTGATGCCCGTTCGGTACACGTCATTCCGGTCGCGCTGACCAGCTACAGCTACATCAGCAGCATTGCCTGA